From Leptidea sinapis chromosome 12, ilLepSina1.1, whole genome shotgun sequence, the proteins below share one genomic window:
- the LOC126967180 gene encoding F-box only protein 28: MVSTRQMSSSIGGGSGGSDGSSDAETVTVARVTRHSSALLPGGSSPHSSSKNAVIPAHKSFTTNILDLPIEVMEKIFRYLGFKSVSQCRMVNHQFNTICSTILNSTFQRLQNQMLHRFQGIKAKMPRRESARRSHPLACESDIIETLHMRLSLLQMTFGKHIERKHCCFFPGEILDEVYSILSYLKTTTKLARPYKVTDELFDLTTMAMEYFKEHIEPNLPEITYFGTDFFDITTAFSPGESSKSYMCLDSPPASGFESSSQQNGGNASGDHHASSLNMYMEESLPPSPPPPQSNMVLRKRIHRIKQGMKKYNDQLSALRSDLRSCKRKTALQQKQIAEQQKQIAEQQKQTLEYANRLDDYDKKSEETSRKFQTLLQELNKCKTELQYWRSRSPAVPPLCAECGASLRLSPVASLAQWPSGSGMEENETEKASGSKEDVCSVIEIPTEVPVKERKETGGGDEVAPTAPVTAPGRRRASADTNSNSNSSNTTPERKKRRLTRPKKH, from the exons ATGGTGTCGACGAGGCAGATGAGTAGTAGTATAGGAGGCGGTAGTGGAGGCAGTGATGGTTCGTCTGATGCAGAAACCGTAACGGTGGCTCGTGTAACTCGCCACTCCAGTGCCTTGCTACCTGGGGGTTCATCACCTCATAGCAGTTCAAAAAATGCTGTTATACCTGCTCACAAGTCATTTACTACTAATATACTGGATTTGCCCATTGAAGTCATGGAAAAGATTTTTCGCTATTTGGGATTTAAATCGGTTTCACAGTGTAGAATG gtTAACCATCAATTCAATACAATATGTAGTACCATTTTGAATTCAACATTCCAACGATTACAAAATCAGATGTTGCATAGATTTCAAGGTATAAAGGCAAAAATGCCAAGAAGAGAGTCGGCCCGAAGAAGTCATCCATTGGCATGTGAATCAGATATCATTGAAACTTTACACATGAGACTCAGTTTATTGCAAATGACTTTTGGGAAACATATTGAACGGAAACACTGTTGTTTCTTCCCTGGGGAG ATATTAGATGAAGTGTATAGTATCTTATCATATTTAAAAACTACAACAAAGCTAGCAAGGCCTTACAAAGTCACAGATGAGCTGTTTGATCTAACAACCATGGCTATGGAATACTTTAAGGAACATATTGAGCCTAACTTGCCAGAAATCACATATTTTGGCACTGACTTCTTTGACATTACAACTGCTTTTTCAC cGGGTGAAAGCAGTAAGTCGTATATGTGTTTGGACTCGCCGCCGGCCAGTGGGTTCGAGTCGTCGTCGCAGCAGAACGGCGGGAACGCGTCAGGCGACCACCACGCCTCGTCCCTGAACATGTACATGGAAGAGAGTCTGCCTCCGTCGCCGCCGCCTCCCCAGAGCAACATGGTGCTGAGGAAACGGATACACCGCATCAAGCAGGGAATGAAAAA GTACAACGATCAATTATCAGCGCTGCGTAGTGATCTGCGCAGCTGCAAGCGGAAAACAGCGTTGCAGCAGAAGCAGATAGCGGAACAGCAGAAGCAGATCGCAGAACAACAGAAGCAGACCCTGGAGTACGCCAACCGGCTGGACGATTACGACAAGAAGTCTGAAGAGACCAGCCGGAAATTTCAGACTTTATTACAA gaACTGAACAAATGCAAGACAGAACTTCAATACTGGCGGTCGCGTTCTCCAGCCGTGCCACCGCTGTGCGCTGAGTGCGGGGCATCGCTGAGACTGTCGCCGGTCGCGTCGCTCGCTCAG TGGCCATCGGGATCGGGCATGGAAGAGAACGAAACAGAAAAAGCAAGCGGCAGCAAAGAGGACGTGTGTAGCGTTATCGAGATTCCTACTGAAGTACCTGTGAAGGAGAGGAAGGAGACTGGTGGTGGGGACGAGGTCGCCCCTACTGCGCCCGTCACTGCGCCCGGCCGCCGTCGCGCCTCCGCTGATACCAACAGCAATAGCAACAGCAGCAACACAACGCCCGAACGCAAGAAACGGCGCCTCACCAGACCCAAGAAACATTGA